The Anaerotruncus rubiinfantis genomic sequence GATGTTGTGGGCCTGCCGGGAATCCATATCGAGTGCAAACGGGTCGAGCGGCTTTGCATTGAGGACGCTATAGCGCAGGCGAAGCGGGACGCACGGGAAGGCGAAATGCCTGTTGTAATGCACCGCAAGAATCACTGTGAGTGGTTGGTAACAATGCCACTTGACCAGTGGATCGAAATTTACCGAGAATGGGAGGCGGGACAATGAAAAATGCTTACGCTGTAAAGTTGCAGCAACGAAAGGCAGCGGAACTTCATGAGGCGGCGACGGAGGGCTTCGACTTTGCCTTAAACCTATGCGCCGTGGCTCTGAACAATATATTTGGTTTTGGCGACGAGCGGCTCACGCGGCTTGAAAATGAAGTGACCCGGATACTAGAAGAAGATTTCGCGAGTGACATGGAAAAGGCCTCTTACGGGCTTAAAAACCGCGTAAAACAGATCCGGAGAATCTCATGAAACGCCATAAACCGAAACCAAACCGCCCGGCGTAGCAGGGAGAAAGGGACGAGCCATGAAAAAAGAATTACCACGCATTTGTTACATACTCGGCGGGGAAGAAACGCCGCTGGAAATAGGCGAAAAATTTGAGGTTAGATCAGATTCTGACACACTTTATACGCGAGCCCACATAGAGGAGGATGGAACTGTATACGGCAGACCCGACGTAGCGATACCAGGATGCCATCTTTGCCGACTCATCCAAGGCGAGCTAAAGATCATCCGCCGCCCGCGCTACACCGATCAGGATATCGCAATCATGCGCGGGAGAGTAGCAGAGGACACACCGTGGGTTGCGCGTGACGATGACGGATATCTGTATGCGTTCAAGAGAAAACCAGAATTACACGCGCTCGGAGCATGGTTCAGCGAAGATGATTGTTATTACACTATCGATGAAAATTTGCTGTTGTGGATAAACTTCGGCGAGTGCGTAGACCTGAGAGAGATATTGCGGGAGGCGGAATAGATGAAAGATTTAAAACCCTGCCCGTTCTGTGGCTCAGACGATATTAGAGCGTGTGCATTTGAAATAAGTCCTGAATGTTACATCGAATGTTGTAATTGCGGGGCGAGAATAGATGCTGAAATTCTGTGGGGAGATTCGGATATACAAGAGCACGATAACGCTTGCTTGAAAGCATTACGTAAACTTTGGAACAGGAGGAGCGCTGCTCCTGCCGCCGATGTTGCGCCGGTAGTGCATGGAAAGTGGTATCACACTGGAGAGGTCGAATGGAGCTGTACAAACTGCGGGAATGTCATAGCAACAAAAGATAGCTGGGAGTGCCCCACAAAACAATACTGTGATGAGTGCGGTGCCAGGATGGACGGGGGCAAAGAAGATGCGGCTGATTGAGGAATGGAAAGATGTTGAGGGATGGCCTTACAGTGTGTCAAGCATTGGTCGCGTAAAAAACAATCAGACAGGATATGTGCTTAAATCCCAAATGATGCGAAATTATTACTCTGTAAGGTTGTATAGGAAAGGCGAATGTAAATGGAAAAAAGTACATCGATTGGTTGCAAACGCATTTATTCCCAACCCAAGCGGAAAACCAGAGGTAAATCATATCGATGGAGATAAAACAAATAACCGCATGGAAAATCTTGAATGGGTAACTGCGAGTGAAAACCAACTTCATGCAATTTATATTTTGGGAAAGAAAAGCCCTCCAGAACATTTAAAAAGGATGAGCGAAGGAAATAGAAAACGCATTCGTTGTTTGGAGACAGGTATTGTATATTCAAGCCTCCGAAGTGCTGAACAAGATACTGGAATATTTAGCACAAGCATCAGTAAATGCTTGAGTGGTACATATCAGAGGGCGGGTGGCTTACATTGGAAAGAGGAGTGTGAAGATGAGCAAAAAAGAGTTTGCTGAGGCACTACATGAGGCGGGCGTCTGCTATTGCCGAGAGTGTACAAAGTTCAGACGATACACAAAAAATAATATTACCTTTGGAATCTGTAAACGTCACAATTCAGAAGTTAGAGAAAATGATTTTTGCAGTTATAACGACGGAAAGGACGGCGGCAACGTGGAGGAATTCGCCGCGCTGAAGGAAAAGGAGGCTGGAACCGATGTATACCAGCAAGACGATTGAGGAGTTTCTTTCCTTTCTCCGGGACAGCGCTCAGATTTATCACATCCGGCGAGCG encodes the following:
- a CDS encoding Lar family restriction alleviation protein, yielding MKDLKPCPFCGSDDIRACAFEISPECYIECCNCGARIDAEILWGDSDIQEHDNACLKALRKLWNRRSAAPAADVAPVVHGKWYHTGEVEWSCTNCGNVIATKDSWECPTKQYCDECGARMDGGKEDAAD
- a CDS encoding NUMOD4 motif-containing HNH endonuclease, which produces MRLIEEWKDVEGWPYSVSSIGRVKNNQTGYVLKSQMMRNYYSVRLYRKGECKWKKVHRLVANAFIPNPSGKPEVNHIDGDKTNNRMENLEWVTASENQLHAIYILGKKSPPEHLKRMSEGNRKRIRCLETGIVYSSLRSAEQDTGIFSTSISKCLSGTYQRAGGLHWKEECEDEQKRVC